Proteins from one Geomonas agri genomic window:
- a CDS encoding ATP-binding protein: protein MTGKGGVGKTTFASLLCRAFADDGARVLAVDADPDANFAAALGIPAQRAAKLQPVARMKELAEERTGASGGYGSFFKLNPKVNDLPEKFCLEHDGVRFLWMGTLEQGGSGCACPESTLVKRLMGHLLLERDEVVVMDMEAGLEHLGRRTAESVDALVVVVEPGQRSLQTAQQIMRLAGDVGIEEVFVVGSKVRDAEDRSLIEEAVPAERLLGTISFCEGVRRADRDNLPPDRLSPEALREVHGIKQRLLALRGKGQ from the coding sequence ATCACCGGCAAGGGAGGGGTGGGCAAGACCACCTTCGCGAGCCTTCTTTGCCGCGCTTTCGCCGACGACGGCGCCAGGGTGCTCGCGGTCGACGCCGACCCGGACGCTAACTTCGCGGCGGCGCTGGGCATCCCGGCGCAGCGAGCGGCGAAACTCCAGCCGGTGGCGCGCATGAAGGAGCTCGCCGAGGAGCGCACCGGCGCAAGCGGCGGCTACGGCTCCTTCTTCAAGCTGAACCCGAAGGTGAACGACCTGCCGGAGAAGTTCTGCCTGGAACACGACGGGGTCCGCTTTCTCTGGATGGGAACCCTAGAACAGGGGGGGAGCGGCTGCGCCTGCCCGGAAAGCACTCTGGTCAAGCGCCTGATGGGGCACCTGCTCCTGGAGCGGGACGAGGTGGTGGTCATGGACATGGAGGCGGGGCTCGAGCACCTGGGGCGCCGCACAGCCGAATCGGTCGACGCCCTAGTGGTAGTCGTGGAACCGGGGCAGCGCAGTCTGCAGACGGCCCAGCAGATTATGCGGCTCGCTGGCGACGTCGGCATCGAGGAGGTCTTCGTTGTCGGCAGCAAGGTCCGTGACGCGGAAGACCGCAGCCTCATCGAGGAGGCGGTCCCGGCCGAGCGCCTGTTGGGGACAATCAGCTTCTGCGAAGGGGTGCGCCGTGCGGACCGTGACAACCTCCCCCCGGACCGGCTGAGCCCGGAGGCCCTCCGGGAGGTGCACGGCATCAAACAGCGCCTGCTTGCGCTGCGGGGCAAAGGGCAGTAG
- a CDS encoding NADH-quinone oxidoreductase subunit C: MSDCINLTGEKERLVEGEGIVDACGGRSTPSADPLSLRERVPEGRVRDGVEGCVAAALACAAGEETEVTWRRDSKGVLTGWCRLPSGEALLPAARAVAELGGRLAMVTPYLPERAQEKGEREIAYHFDLDGATLTLTVILPLEWARVPSLTPIFRNCDWQERELMELYDVQVVGHPDPRRLFLDHSLPHAPFERLVPYSTFTNAATSKVLWDKVLAGEREDA; the protein is encoded by the coding sequence ATGAGCGATTGCATCAACCTTACAGGTGAAAAGGAGAGGTTGGTTGAGGGAGAGGGGATTGTGGACGCCTGTGGTGGAAGATCAACCCCCTCGGCAGATCCCCTTTCCCTCCGGGAGAGGGTGCCCGAAGGGCGGGTGAGGGATGGTGTTGAAGGTTGCGTTGCCGCCGCCTTGGCTTGTGCCGCTGGCGAGGAAACTGAAGTGACGTGGCGCCGGGACAGCAAGGGCGTTTTGACCGGCTGGTGCCGGCTCCCTTCCGGGGAGGCACTGCTCCCGGCGGCCCGCGCCGTGGCCGAACTCGGCGGCCGCCTGGCGATGGTGACCCCGTACCTGCCGGAACGAGCCCAGGAGAAGGGCGAGCGCGAAATCGCCTACCACTTCGACCTGGACGGCGCCACGCTGACCCTCACGGTAATCCTCCCGCTGGAGTGGGCGCGAGTACCATCGCTCACTCCCATCTTCCGCAACTGCGATTGGCAGGAGCGTGAGCTGATGGAGCTGTACGACGTGCAGGTGGTGGGGCATCCCGACCCGAGGCGCCTGTTCCTCGATCACTCGCTCCCCCACGCCCCCTTCGAGCGCCTGGTGCCATATTCCACCTTCACCAACGCGGCCACCAGCAAGGTCCTCTGGGACAAGGTCCTGGCCGGCGAACGGGAGGACGCATGA
- a CDS encoding hydrogenase large subunit: protein MTTKIIELGPHQLALEEPMYFRVQLEGDRVADLDVLPGQVHRGMEHLVMRRNLYQNITLLERLCSLCSNSHPSTFCAAVEDVAGIAIPERAEYLRAVADEIKRIASHLFCCAVQANAIGEVPLFRRIMEIREIMQRAKEAIYGNRMDLAANVIGGVRYDLTPEAASYLAQAMEQMKKPLDQLYLQFGNNPVLMARMAWVGVLPREAAVECAVVGPVARACGIDYDVRKKSPYGAYDRLDFKVALQTTGDVRARNLVRLAEARQSVSLIEQCLAQLPAGPLCADTLPEIPAGEAIAKSEAPRGELMYYLRTDGSDFPVRLKWRVPSYMNWDALKLMLKGEPVANIPLIVNSIDPCIACTDR, encoded by the coding sequence ATGACCACCAAGATCATCGAACTGGGGCCGCACCAGTTGGCTCTCGAGGAGCCGATGTACTTTCGGGTGCAATTGGAAGGTGACCGGGTGGCCGACCTGGACGTCCTGCCGGGCCAGGTGCACCGCGGCATGGAGCACCTGGTGATGCGCCGCAACCTGTACCAGAACATCACCCTCCTGGAGCGCCTCTGCTCGCTCTGCTCCAACAGCCATCCCAGCACCTTCTGCGCGGCGGTCGAGGACGTGGCCGGGATCGCCATCCCGGAGCGCGCCGAGTACCTGCGCGCCGTTGCGGACGAGATCAAGCGCATTGCCTCGCACCTCTTCTGCTGCGCGGTCCAGGCCAACGCCATCGGCGAAGTCCCGCTCTTTCGCAGGATCATGGAGATCCGCGAGATTATGCAGCGTGCCAAGGAGGCCATCTACGGCAACCGGATGGATCTGGCCGCCAACGTGATCGGCGGGGTGCGCTACGACCTGACCCCGGAGGCGGCAAGCTACCTGGCCCAGGCGATGGAGCAGATGAAAAAGCCGCTGGACCAACTCTACCTGCAGTTCGGCAACAACCCGGTGCTCATGGCCCGCATGGCCTGGGTGGGGGTGCTGCCGCGCGAGGCGGCGGTCGAGTGCGCGGTAGTGGGGCCGGTGGCGCGCGCCTGCGGCATCGACTACGACGTGCGCAAGAAAAGTCCCTACGGCGCCTACGACCGTCTCGACTTCAAGGTGGCGCTGCAAACGACGGGGGACGTCCGGGCGCGCAACTTGGTGCGGCTTGCCGAGGCGCGCCAGTCGGTATCGCTCATCGAGCAGTGCCTGGCACAGCTCCCAGCCGGGCCGCTTTGCGCCGACACGTTGCCCGAGATTCCAGCGGGGGAGGCGATCGCTAAGTCTGAGGCGCCACGCGGCGAGCTCATGTACTACCTGCGCACCGACGGCTCGGATTTCCCGGTGCGCCTCAAGTGGCGCGTTCCCTCCTACATGAACTGGGACGCCCTCAAGTTGATGCTGAAAGGCGAGCCGGTGGCCAACATCCCGCTCATCGTGAACAGCATCGACCCCTGCATCGCCTGCACAGACCGCTAG
- a CDS encoding 4Fe-4S dicluster domain-containing protein: MKRQRENAIVFADPECCLGCHGCEMACAVAHSGTGLHQAALAGLTLRPRNRVVAAGGVMMPVQCRQCEDAPCAAACPTGAMLQESGQVGVREKNCVGCKVCVMVCPFGAISVKHEGTDPENCRTNGGIARKCDLCAGTGRDVPACVEACPTKALTLVDLEEYRQTLIEARAAELAQSLQHLKSRKARI, encoded by the coding sequence ATGAAGCGACAACGTGAAAATGCCATCGTATTTGCCGACCCCGAGTGCTGTCTCGGCTGCCACGGCTGCGAGATGGCCTGTGCCGTGGCCCATTCCGGGACCGGTCTGCACCAGGCGGCGCTCGCGGGGCTGACCCTGAGGCCGCGCAACCGCGTGGTGGCGGCGGGCGGCGTGATGATGCCGGTGCAGTGCCGCCAGTGCGAGGACGCGCCCTGCGCCGCGGCCTGCCCAACGGGGGCCATGCTCCAGGAGAGCGGGCAGGTCGGGGTGCGCGAGAAGAACTGCGTCGGGTGCAAGGTCTGCGTCATGGTTTGCCCCTTCGGCGCCATCAGTGTGAAGCATGAGGGGACCGATCCCGAGAACTGCCGCACCAACGGCGGCATCGCCCGCAAGTGCGACCTCTGCGCCGGCACCGGTCGCGATGTCCCCGCCTGTGTCGAGGCCTGCCCGACCAAGGCGCTGACCCTCGTGGACCTGGAAGAGTACCGTCAGACCCTTATCGAGGCGCGGGCCGCCGAACTGGCCCAATCGCTCCAACATCTCAAATCAAGGAAGGCAAGGATATGA
- the cooS gene encoding anaerobic carbon-monoxide dehydrogenase catalytic subunit has protein sequence MTMKLSTDPSAATLLPIAKKEGISTVWDRHRAMQPQCGFGQLGVCCRICWKGPCRIDPFGDGPQRGICGADADTIVARNVIRMIAAGAAGHSEHGRHVALALQGVAEGRLPAYQIRDEVKLRAVAAKLDICTEGQDIPAIAAAVAKATLEDFQNQDHDAPCNWIEATLTKKRLERLQALHVLPHNIDAVITQIMGRTLVGCDADPVNLILGGIKGALADFDGMCLAIELSDALFGTPSPVITAANLGVIKPDAVNIAVHGHNPLLSEVVCEVAGQMDEEARKAGAKDGINIVGICCTGNEVMVRHGIPLAANYLSQELALVTGAVDAMVVDVQCIMPSVSEIGACFHTAVITTMAENKIPGATHVDFKEETALENARRIVATAIEAYKRRDPRRVNIPDFKQTAIVGFGVESVVGALATLNAEDPLQPLIENIANGNIRGIALFAGCNSTQVAQDSSFVTMAKKLAANNVLMLATGCGAGSFAKHGLMTQEATLEYAGDSLKAVMTAIGTSAGLNGPLPLVLHMGSCVDNSRAVQVAVAVADKLGVDLDQLPLVASAPEAMSEKAVAIGTWSVALGIPTHLGTMPQVTGSAKVTELLTQTAKDLLGGYFLVELDPNLAADKLLEVIEERRKGLGI, from the coding sequence ATGACCATGAAGCTCAGCACCGATCCGTCCGCGGCGACCCTGTTGCCCATCGCGAAAAAAGAAGGCATCTCCACCGTCTGGGACCGTCACCGCGCCATGCAGCCCCAGTGCGGCTTCGGCCAGTTGGGAGTTTGCTGCCGCATCTGCTGGAAAGGGCCCTGCCGCATCGATCCGTTCGGCGATGGTCCCCAGCGCGGCATCTGCGGCGCCGACGCCGACACCATCGTGGCTCGTAACGTCATCCGCATGATCGCGGCCGGCGCCGCCGGGCACTCCGAGCACGGCCGCCACGTGGCGCTCGCCCTGCAGGGCGTGGCTGAAGGGAGGCTCCCCGCTTACCAGATCCGCGACGAGGTCAAGCTGCGCGCGGTCGCGGCGAAACTCGACATCTGCACAGAGGGGCAGGACATCCCGGCCATCGCAGCCGCGGTGGCCAAGGCGACCCTGGAGGACTTCCAGAACCAGGATCACGACGCCCCCTGCAACTGGATCGAGGCCACCCTCACCAAGAAGCGCCTGGAGCGCCTGCAGGCCCTGCACGTCCTGCCGCACAACATCGACGCCGTCATCACCCAGATCATGGGGCGCACCCTGGTCGGCTGTGATGCCGATCCGGTCAACCTGATTCTCGGCGGTATCAAGGGCGCGCTGGCCGACTTCGACGGCATGTGCCTCGCCATCGAGCTCTCCGACGCCCTGTTCGGAACCCCAAGCCCGGTGATCACCGCCGCTAACCTTGGCGTCATCAAGCCGGACGCGGTCAACATCGCCGTACACGGCCACAACCCGCTTTTGAGCGAAGTGGTCTGCGAGGTAGCCGGGCAGATGGACGAGGAGGCCCGGAAGGCCGGGGCCAAGGACGGCATCAACATCGTCGGCATCTGCTGCACCGGCAACGAGGTCATGGTGCGTCACGGCATCCCTCTGGCCGCGAACTACCTCTCTCAGGAGCTGGCGCTGGTCACCGGCGCGGTGGACGCCATGGTGGTCGACGTACAGTGCATCATGCCCTCGGTGAGCGAGATCGGCGCCTGCTTCCACACCGCCGTCATCACCACCATGGCCGAGAACAAGATTCCGGGCGCGACGCATGTGGACTTCAAGGAGGAGACCGCCCTGGAGAACGCACGCCGCATCGTCGCCACCGCGATCGAAGCGTACAAGCGGCGCGACCCGCGCCGGGTCAACATCCCGGACTTCAAGCAGACCGCCATCGTCGGTTTCGGCGTCGAGTCCGTGGTGGGCGCGCTGGCTACCCTGAACGCGGAGGATCCGCTCCAGCCGCTGATCGAGAACATCGCCAACGGCAACATCCGCGGCATCGCCCTCTTCGCCGGCTGCAACTCGACCCAGGTGGCGCAGGACAGCAGCTTCGTCACCATGGCCAAGAAGCTCGCCGCCAACAACGTGCTCATGCTCGCCACCGGCTGCGGCGCAGGTTCCTTCGCCAAGCACGGCCTGATGACCCAGGAGGCGACGCTTGAGTACGCTGGTGATTCGCTCAAGGCAGTCATGACCGCCATCGGCACCTCGGCCGGCCTGAACGGCCCGCTTCCCCTGGTGCTGCACATGGGCTCCTGCGTGGACAACAGCCGCGCCGTGCAGGTGGCCGTGGCGGTGGCCGACAAGCTCGGCGTCGATCTCGACCAGCTCCCGCTGGTGGCGTCCGCGCCGGAGGCGATGTCGGAGAAGGCGGTTGCCATCGGCACCTGGAGCGTCGCGCTGGGCATCCCGACCCACCTGGGCACCATGCCGCAGGTGACCGGCTCGGCCAAGGTAACCGAGCTCCTGACCCAGACCGCCAAGGATCTGCTGGGCGGCTACTTCCTGGTGGAGCTCGACCCGAACCTCGCTGCCGACAAGCTCCTGGAGGTGATCGAGGAGCGCAGGAAAGGACTGGGGATCTAG
- a CDS encoding response regulator: MGMGRDILIVDDNEVVTGVLVDLFRREGYHSAGVASGEECLEELRQTGWKLVMLDVRLPGISGIEVLRAIGDDYAKTDVIIMTSHVPLETAVQALRLGAQDYLFKPFDDLEMVVATVNRAMERRRLMETHDHLVRTLVDLAVENTRIMAELRTANSDLEEKVAQRTAEISKANLQQKAIIAELKQAKEAAEAANRAKSQFLANMSHEIRTPMNGVLGMAELLLHTDLNQKQRGYVEMLHQSGDSLLGIINDILNISKIEAGKLEIEKVSFDLHETVRGVVDLYREVGQRKRVTLELQIGPDLPRRALGDPNRLRQVLINIVNNALKFTDQGSVKVSACLVERSGNGHYVGFEVKDTGIGIPAEAVGSIFELFTQVDGSATRRYGGTGLGLAIAKQLVELMGGEIGVESEPGRGSTFTFIVYLNAAPDAASDEEDGPIELENEWEEPAQPALCHARVLLAEDNPVNCEVAHAMLTTLGCQVDVAQNGTQAVSALARKSYDLVFMDCQMPELDGYEATRAIRDQERDSGRHTPIIALTAHAMAGSRESCLGAGMDDFLSKPFKLGQLQELIQKWTSP; this comes from the coding sequence ATGGGAATGGGACGCGACATACTGATCGTCGATGACAACGAGGTGGTTACCGGGGTGCTGGTTGACCTGTTCCGCAGAGAAGGGTACCACAGCGCGGGCGTCGCCAGTGGCGAGGAGTGCCTGGAAGAACTCAGGCAGACCGGGTGGAAGCTGGTGATGCTGGACGTACGCCTCCCCGGCATCAGCGGCATCGAGGTCCTGCGGGCCATCGGAGATGACTATGCCAAGACCGACGTGATCATTATGACCAGCCACGTGCCGCTGGAAACCGCCGTCCAAGCCCTGCGACTGGGCGCCCAGGACTACCTGTTCAAACCCTTCGACGACCTGGAGATGGTAGTAGCGACGGTGAACCGGGCCATGGAACGGCGCCGCCTGATGGAAACGCATGACCACCTGGTGCGTACCCTGGTCGACTTGGCCGTAGAAAATACACGAATCATGGCGGAACTCCGCACCGCAAACAGCGACCTGGAGGAAAAGGTCGCGCAGCGAACGGCGGAGATCAGCAAGGCCAACCTGCAGCAAAAGGCGATCATCGCCGAACTGAAGCAGGCCAAGGAAGCCGCCGAGGCCGCCAACCGGGCCAAATCCCAGTTTCTCGCCAACATGAGCCACGAGATCCGCACGCCGATGAACGGAGTGCTGGGGATGGCGGAACTGTTGCTGCACACTGACCTGAACCAGAAACAGCGCGGCTACGTCGAGATGCTGCACCAGTCCGGCGATTCGCTTTTGGGCATCATCAACGACATCCTCAACATATCCAAGATCGAGGCGGGCAAGCTAGAGATCGAGAAGGTCTCCTTCGACCTGCACGAGACGGTGCGGGGAGTGGTGGACCTCTACCGCGAGGTGGGGCAGCGCAAGCGGGTGACGCTCGAGCTGCAGATCGGTCCCGATCTTCCCCGGCGCGCGCTGGGTGACCCGAACCGCCTGCGCCAGGTGTTGATCAACATCGTCAACAACGCCTTGAAGTTCACCGACCAGGGTTCAGTCAAGGTATCGGCCTGCCTGGTAGAGAGAAGCGGCAACGGCCACTATGTCGGGTTCGAGGTGAAGGACACCGGCATCGGCATTCCTGCGGAGGCGGTCGGCAGCATTTTCGAGTTATTCACCCAGGTGGACGGGTCTGCGACCCGCAGGTACGGCGGGACCGGTCTCGGGCTGGCCATCGCCAAGCAACTGGTGGAACTGATGGGCGGGGAAATCGGCGTAGAGAGCGAACCGGGGCGAGGCTCCACCTTCACCTTCATCGTCTACCTCAACGCCGCGCCGGATGCGGCGTCGGACGAGGAAGACGGCCCGATTGAACTGGAGAACGAATGGGAAGAGCCCGCCCAACCTGCCCTGTGTCACGCGCGCGTGCTCCTGGCGGAGGACAACCCGGTCAACTGCGAAGTGGCCCACGCGATGTTGACCACCCTGGGGTGCCAGGTGGACGTGGCGCAGAACGGGACGCAGGCGGTATCGGCGCTGGCGCGCAAGAGCTACGACCTGGTCTTCATGGACTGCCAGATGCCGGAGTTGGACGGTTACGAAGCAACCCGCGCCATCAGGGATCAGGAGCGCGACTCCGGCAGACACACCCCCATCATCGCCCTCACCGCCCACGCCATGGCAGGGTCGCGAGAAAGCTGCCTGGGCGCGGGGATGGACGATTTCCTCAGTAAGCCCTTCAAGCTGGGGCAGCTCCAGGAGCTGATCCAGAAGTGGACCTCGCCCTGA
- a CDS encoding Crp/Fnr family transcriptional regulator → MPTKMKLSDADLLSLFHADPDFQANFTPRHYARKTLVYSPFEEKNLVFVVRSGRLRIYLSYEDKEFTLALLEKGDVFSTHTPAFVQALEGTEILVCSTATFGQALARRPELSLTMVKVLGELLQNSIQTIEGLAFKDVRLRLVDFLFGAAADRGQVTANGTVVQLGLGTEDIALLIGTTRQTISQIINDFIKADLLVKIDRKALLIKDLDAFKEMKEIV, encoded by the coding sequence ATGCCGACCAAGATGAAGCTTTCCGACGCAGACCTCCTTTCTCTCTTCCACGCCGATCCCGATTTCCAAGCCAACTTCACGCCGCGCCACTACGCCCGCAAGACCCTGGTTTATTCCCCCTTTGAGGAGAAGAACCTGGTATTCGTGGTGCGGAGCGGCCGGTTACGCATCTACCTCAGTTACGAGGACAAGGAGTTTACCCTTGCCCTGCTGGAAAAGGGGGACGTCTTCAGCACCCATACTCCCGCCTTCGTGCAGGCGCTGGAGGGGACAGAGATCCTGGTGTGCAGTACCGCCACCTTTGGGCAGGCGCTCGCCCGCCGCCCGGAACTTTCGCTAACCATGGTCAAGGTGCTCGGGGAACTGCTACAGAACTCCATCCAGACAATCGAGGGGCTCGCCTTCAAGGACGTGCGGCTGCGCCTGGTCGACTTCCTGTTTGGCGCAGCGGCCGACCGCGGACAGGTGACCGCCAACGGAACCGTGGTGCAACTGGGGCTCGGAACCGAGGACATCGCCCTCCTGATCGGCACCACGCGCCAGACCATCTCGCAGATCATCAACGATTTCATCAAGGCAGACCTACTGGTGAAGATCGATCGTAAGGCCCTGCTCATCAAGGACCTCGACGCTTTCAAGGAAATGAAGGAAATTGTCTGA
- the hypA gene encoding hydrogenase maturation nickel metallochaperone HypA, with the protein MHEITLVTGLFEIINEQVAAQGIESISKVRLKVGELAAVEPMTLAACFEVVAEGTVAEGAQLEIVEVPLTGRCRGCGERFRIVNFSFSCPVCASGDVEPTGGRELYLESLEGTMKSW; encoded by the coding sequence ATGCACGAGATCACCCTGGTGACGGGGCTTTTCGAGATCATCAACGAGCAGGTGGCGGCCCAGGGGATCGAATCCATCTCCAAGGTGCGCCTCAAGGTGGGAGAGCTGGCGGCGGTGGAGCCAATGACGCTGGCGGCCTGCTTCGAGGTGGTGGCGGAGGGGACCGTGGCAGAAGGGGCGCAGCTCGAGATAGTGGAAGTGCCGCTCACCGGGCGCTGCCGCGGCTGCGGGGAGCGTTTCAGGATCGTGAATTTCAGCTTTAGCTGCCCTGTCTGCGCGTCGGGTGATGTCGAGCCGACCGGCGGCAGGGAACTGTATCTGGAGAGCCTGGAAGGAACCATGAAGTCCTGGTAG
- a CDS encoding response regulator, translating into MQPTILLVDDLQMFLEIEKDFFKHTDVKVVTARDGVEALEAVQHHKPVLVFMDLQMPNMDGASCCKAIRSLPKHADTPVVLVSSSSVEKDREDSFAAGCNYFLSKPAGRDRFLEIAREFIPGIDRRERRLLCSLSATMQLNGASVPCSLFDLGVEGAYVVTDVPARNGNVLQLSFTLPEGTVVETACRVVWSDASGKTRPKGIGVKFALLPKPLRSALAHALEKL; encoded by the coding sequence TTGCAGCCGACGATTTTGCTCGTAGACGACCTGCAGATGTTTCTGGAGATCGAGAAGGATTTTTTCAAGCATACCGACGTGAAGGTGGTGACGGCGCGCGACGGCGTCGAGGCCTTGGAAGCGGTGCAGCACCACAAGCCGGTCCTGGTTTTCATGGACCTGCAGATGCCCAACATGGATGGCGCCAGTTGCTGCAAGGCGATCCGCTCCCTTCCTAAACACGCCGACACGCCCGTGGTCCTGGTCTCGTCCAGCTCCGTCGAAAAAGACCGTGAAGACAGCTTCGCCGCCGGTTGCAACTATTTCCTCAGCAAGCCCGCCGGGCGCGACCGTTTCCTCGAGATCGCCCGCGAATTTATCCCCGGCATCGATCGCCGCGAAAGACGCCTCCTGTGTAGCTTGTCAGCCACCATGCAGCTTAACGGCGCCTCCGTCCCCTGCTCGCTTTTCGACCTCGGCGTCGAGGGTGCTTACGTGGTCACCGACGTCCCGGCGCGAAACGGCAACGTGCTGCAACTCTCCTTCACTCTCCCAGAAGGCACCGTGGTTGAGACGGCCTGCCGGGTGGTCTGGAGCGACGCAAGCGGCAAGACCCGACCCAAGGGGATCGGCGTCAAGTTCGCCCTGCTTCCCAAGCCCCTGCGCTCCGCCCTGGCCCACGCCCTGGAAAAGCTGTGA
- a CDS encoding NADH-quinone oxidoreductase subunit B family protein, which yields MAIQEQETAAEPVRLFRINTGSCNGCDVELAVTSAVAEFDVEQLGCRYTESAREADVLLVTGPLTVKARDEVLRLYAETPRDRLTVAVGVCPVSGGVFRDSYAVDGPLDRHLPVDVNVTGCPPRPQALLEGIRTALEIRKARREGVEPIHEPGDRKPSHADNFPARGRLSFDAAACVDCRMCRHVCAAGAIRFEAGKQGVRLTLWHNSCVFCGLCSHYCPTGALSVTGDWRLDHRAADAFRQVDRGEVLYEPCAGCGEAIIPAAPQLLHAAFRRPNPEIEKLKNLCPACRQQMSIGVPRR from the coding sequence ATGGCTATCCAGGAACAAGAAACGGCAGCCGAGCCGGTACGGCTGTTTCGCATCAACACAGGATCCTGTAACGGCTGCGACGTCGAGCTGGCTGTGACGTCCGCGGTGGCCGAGTTCGACGTGGAACAGCTCGGTTGCCGCTACACGGAATCGGCTCGCGAGGCTGACGTGCTGCTTGTCACCGGTCCACTTACCGTGAAAGCGCGCGACGAGGTGCTGCGGCTTTACGCAGAGACACCACGCGACAGGCTCACCGTCGCGGTGGGCGTCTGCCCGGTCTCCGGTGGCGTCTTCCGCGACAGCTACGCGGTGGACGGCCCGCTCGATCGCCACCTACCGGTCGACGTGAACGTCACCGGCTGCCCGCCGCGTCCCCAGGCATTGCTGGAGGGAATCCGCACAGCACTGGAGATCCGCAAGGCCCGCCGCGAGGGAGTGGAGCCGATTCATGAGCCGGGTGATCGGAAGCCATCTCACGCCGACAACTTCCCCGCCCGGGGCAGGCTCAGTTTCGACGCCGCCGCCTGCGTGGACTGCCGCATGTGCCGCCACGTCTGCGCCGCTGGAGCGATCCGCTTTGAGGCGGGCAAGCAAGGCGTTCGCCTCACCCTCTGGCACAACAGCTGCGTCTTCTGCGGCCTGTGCAGTCACTACTGCCCCACCGGCGCCCTCTCCGTCACCGGGGACTGGCGCCTCGACCACCGCGCCGCGGATGCCTTCCGCCAGGTCGACCGCGGTGAGGTTCTCTACGAGCCCTGCGCCGGCTGCGGCGAGGCCATCATCCCGGCTGCGCCGCAACTCCTGCACGCCGCCTTCCGCCGCCCCAACCCCGAGATTGAGAAACTGAAGAACCTCTGCCCGGCCTGCCGTCAGCAGATGAGCATAGGAGTGCCCAGACGATGA